One genomic region from Ornithinicoccus hortensis encodes:
- the ispD gene encoding 2-C-methyl-D-erythritol 4-phosphate cytidylyltransferase — protein MVAAGQGTRLGADRPKGLVPLHDTPLVTHALRGVLSCPDVREVVVVVPGDSVEEFRAACDLAAAPRGGSTSHAATAPVTIVRGGAERTDSVAAGLAALTDEVGIVLVHDAARALTPVDVFDRVVHAVRAGHAAVVPGLPVTDTIKTVDDEDRVVATPDRAALRAVQTPQGFLRETLERAHAEAGDGPVTDDAGLVERLGPAVHVVPGDLRSLKVTTAADLRTVEGLLGDRSAHAGRPVLLVLAGLPGVGKTTTARAWARRHRAVHVRIDTLEQALVRADAFSDVGVLGYAAGYELAADQLRLGLWVVADSVNPVPETRRAWAQVAERTGARLVEVELTCHDPAEHQRRVEERPADIAGHEPPGWDAVRAHDYRAWTGAPLTIDTGQHGVEAVVALIEEALE, from the coding sequence CTGGTCGCCGCCGGCCAGGGCACCCGACTCGGGGCGGACCGCCCCAAGGGGCTCGTCCCCCTGCACGACACCCCGCTCGTGACGCATGCGTTGCGCGGGGTGTTGTCGTGTCCGGACGTCCGCGAGGTCGTCGTGGTGGTCCCGGGCGACTCGGTCGAGGAGTTCCGGGCCGCCTGCGACCTGGCCGCCGCTCCCAGGGGAGGAAGCACCTCCCACGCCGCCACGGCCCCCGTCACGATCGTGCGGGGAGGCGCCGAGCGGACCGACTCCGTGGCCGCTGGGCTGGCGGCGCTGACCGACGAGGTCGGGATCGTGCTGGTGCACGATGCGGCCCGGGCGCTGACCCCGGTCGACGTCTTCGACCGGGTCGTGCACGCGGTCCGGGCCGGCCACGCCGCCGTGGTGCCCGGCCTGCCGGTCACCGACACGATCAAGACCGTCGACGACGAGGACCGTGTCGTCGCGACGCCGGACCGCGCGGCGCTGCGGGCGGTGCAGACCCCGCAGGGCTTCCTGCGGGAGACCCTGGAGCGCGCCCATGCGGAGGCCGGGGACGGGCCGGTGACCGACGACGCGGGCCTGGTGGAACGCCTCGGGCCGGCCGTCCACGTCGTCCCGGGGGACCTGCGCTCGCTGAAGGTCACGACCGCGGCCGACCTCCGGACCGTGGAGGGGTTGCTCGGCGACCGCAGCGCGCACGCGGGCAGGCCGGTGCTGCTGGTGCTGGCCGGGCTGCCGGGGGTGGGCAAGACCACGACCGCGCGGGCCTGGGCGCGGCGGCACCGGGCGGTGCACGTGCGGATCGACACGCTGGAACAGGCACTGGTGCGGGCGGATGCGTTCTCGGACGTGGGCGTCCTGGGGTATGCCGCTGGGTACGAGCTGGCCGCCGACCAGCTGCGGCTGGGCCTGTGGGTCGTGGCCGACTCGGTCAACCCCGTGCCGGAGACCCGCCGCGCGTGGGCGCAGGTGGCCGAGCGCACCGGTGCCCGCCTGGTGGAGGTCGAGCTGACCTGTCACGACCCCGCCGAGCACCAGCGCCGCGTCGAGGAGCGGCCGGCGGACATCGCCGGGCACGAGCCGCCCGGCTGGGACGCGGTGCGGGCGCACGACTACCGCGCCTGGACGGGCGCGCCG